One genomic region from Phragmites australis chromosome 1, lpPhrAust1.1, whole genome shotgun sequence encodes:
- the LOC133930073 gene encoding probable serine/threonine-protein kinase PBL25 isoform X1, translated as MHADRIALFQICSRSSALFCGATLINCWRGSIMSCFACFKPADEEEEAPLPSSSSRRRRGRSLRLSSCSSTRNHLRIHQPQPGEGDASTAAAACSNVNSSSSRVRAFTYGELAAATGNFRAESLLGEGGFGRVYRGRLESGQVVAVKQLDRDGAQGNREFVVEVLMLSLLHHPNLVNLVGYCADGEQRLLVYEYMALGSLADHLQLDNAPEQQQQRALSWETRMRVALGAARGLEYLHETANPPVIYRDLKSSNVLLDDALCPRLSDFGLAKLGPVGDRSPRVMGTYGYCAPEYVRAGTLTVKTDVYSFGVLLLELVTGRRAVDSTRPPAEQLLVAWARPMLRDGKRYRELADPLLWGDFPERDLKQAVAVAAMCLQDEASARPLMSDAAVTLAYLADAAAASRQQPLPLPVSAS; from the exons ATGCATGCCGATCGAATTGCGTTATTTCAAATCTGTTCTCGATCTTCAGCTCTGTTTTGCGGCGCCACTTTGATTAATTGCTGGAGGGGATCGATCATGAGCTGCTTTGCATGCTTCAAGCCagcggatgaggaggaggaggcgccattgccgtcgtcgtcgtcgaggaggaggcgcgGTCGTAGCCTGCGATTGTCGTCGTGCTCGTCCACGCGTAACCACCTTCGAATTCACCAACCCCAACCCG GAGAAGGAGACGCATCGACGGCAGCGGCAGCGTGCAGCAAcgtcaacagcagcagcagcagggtgCGCGCGTTCACGTACGGGGAGCTCGCGGCGGCGACGGGCAACTTCCGGGCGGAGAGCCTGCTGGGCGAGGGCGGCTTCGGGCGGGTGTACCGGGGCCGGCTGGAGAGCGGGCAGGTGGTGGCCGTGAAGCAGCTGGACAGGGACGGCGCGCAGGGCAACCGCGAGTTCGTGGTGGAGGTGCTCATGCTCAGTCTGCTGCACCACCCCAACCTCGTTAACCTCGTCGGCTACTGCGCTGACGGCGAGCAGCGCCTGCTCGTCTACGAGTACATGGCGCTGGGCTCTCTCGCTGACCACCTGCAGCTGGACAACGcccccgagcagcagcagcagcgcgcgCTCAGCTGGGAGACGCGCATGCGCGTCGCGCTGGGCGCCGCCCGGGGACTCGAGTACCTGCACGAGACGGCCAACCCGCCGGTCATCTACCGCGACCTCAAGTCCTCCAACGTCCTCCTCGACGACGCCCTCTGCCCCAGGCTCTCGGACTTTGGGCTAGCCAAGCTCGGCCCCGTCGGCGACCGCTCCCCGCGCGTCATGGGCACCTACGGCTACTGCGCCCCCGAGTACGTGCGCGCCGGCACCCTCACCGTCAAGACCGACGTCTACAGCTTCGGTGTCCTCCTGCTCGAGCTCGTCACCGGTCGCCGCGCCGTCGACTCCACCAGGCCGCCCGCCGAGCAGCTGCTCGTGGCCTGGGCCAGGCCCATGCTCAGGGACGGCAAGAGGTACCGCGAGCTCGCCGACCCGCTCCTGTGGGGGGACTTCCCGGAGAGGGACCTCAAGCAAGCCGTGGCCGTGGCCGCCATGTGCCTGCAGGACGAGGCCTCCGCGCGCCCGCTGATGAGCGACGCCGCCGTCACGCTCGCCTACCTCGCCGATGCTGCCGCCGCCTCTCGGCAACAGCCCCTGCCTCTGCCCGTCTCGGCAAGCTAG
- the LOC133930073 gene encoding probable serine/threonine-protein kinase PBL26 isoform X2, with the protein MSCFACFKPADEEEEAPLPSSSSRRRRGRSLRLSSCSSTRNHLRIHQPQPGEGDASTAAAACSNVNSSSSRVRAFTYGELAAATGNFRAESLLGEGGFGRVYRGRLESGQVVAVKQLDRDGAQGNREFVVEVLMLSLLHHPNLVNLVGYCADGEQRLLVYEYMALGSLADHLQLDNAPEQQQQRALSWETRMRVALGAARGLEYLHETANPPVIYRDLKSSNVLLDDALCPRLSDFGLAKLGPVGDRSPRVMGTYGYCAPEYVRAGTLTVKTDVYSFGVLLLELVTGRRAVDSTRPPAEQLLVAWARPMLRDGKRYRELADPLLWGDFPERDLKQAVAVAAMCLQDEASARPLMSDAAVTLAYLADAAAASRQQPLPLPVSAS; encoded by the exons ATGAGCTGCTTTGCATGCTTCAAGCCagcggatgaggaggaggaggcgccattgccgtcgtcgtcgtcgaggaggaggcgcgGTCGTAGCCTGCGATTGTCGTCGTGCTCGTCCACGCGTAACCACCTTCGAATTCACCAACCCCAACCCG GAGAAGGAGACGCATCGACGGCAGCGGCAGCGTGCAGCAAcgtcaacagcagcagcagcagggtgCGCGCGTTCACGTACGGGGAGCTCGCGGCGGCGACGGGCAACTTCCGGGCGGAGAGCCTGCTGGGCGAGGGCGGCTTCGGGCGGGTGTACCGGGGCCGGCTGGAGAGCGGGCAGGTGGTGGCCGTGAAGCAGCTGGACAGGGACGGCGCGCAGGGCAACCGCGAGTTCGTGGTGGAGGTGCTCATGCTCAGTCTGCTGCACCACCCCAACCTCGTTAACCTCGTCGGCTACTGCGCTGACGGCGAGCAGCGCCTGCTCGTCTACGAGTACATGGCGCTGGGCTCTCTCGCTGACCACCTGCAGCTGGACAACGcccccgagcagcagcagcagcgcgcgCTCAGCTGGGAGACGCGCATGCGCGTCGCGCTGGGCGCCGCCCGGGGACTCGAGTACCTGCACGAGACGGCCAACCCGCCGGTCATCTACCGCGACCTCAAGTCCTCCAACGTCCTCCTCGACGACGCCCTCTGCCCCAGGCTCTCGGACTTTGGGCTAGCCAAGCTCGGCCCCGTCGGCGACCGCTCCCCGCGCGTCATGGGCACCTACGGCTACTGCGCCCCCGAGTACGTGCGCGCCGGCACCCTCACCGTCAAGACCGACGTCTACAGCTTCGGTGTCCTCCTGCTCGAGCTCGTCACCGGTCGCCGCGCCGTCGACTCCACCAGGCCGCCCGCCGAGCAGCTGCTCGTGGCCTGGGCCAGGCCCATGCTCAGGGACGGCAAGAGGTACCGCGAGCTCGCCGACCCGCTCCTGTGGGGGGACTTCCCGGAGAGGGACCTCAAGCAAGCCGTGGCCGTGGCCGCCATGTGCCTGCAGGACGAGGCCTCCGCGCGCCCGCTGATGAGCGACGCCGCCGTCACGCTCGCCTACCTCGCCGATGCTGCCGCCGCCTCTCGGCAACAGCCCCTGCCTCTGCCCGTCTCGGCAAGCTAG
- the LOC133930073 gene encoding probable serine/threonine-protein kinase PBL7 isoform X3 — MLSLLHHPNLVNLVGYCADGEQRLLVYEYMALGSLADHLQLDNAPEQQQQRALSWETRMRVALGAARGLEYLHETANPPVIYRDLKSSNVLLDDALCPRLSDFGLAKLGPVGDRSPRVMGTYGYCAPEYVRAGTLTVKTDVYSFGVLLLELVTGRRAVDSTRPPAEQLLVAWARPMLRDGKRYRELADPLLWGDFPERDLKQAVAVAAMCLQDEASARPLMSDAAVTLAYLADAAAASRQQPLPLPVSAS, encoded by the coding sequence ATGCTCAGTCTGCTGCACCACCCCAACCTCGTTAACCTCGTCGGCTACTGCGCTGACGGCGAGCAGCGCCTGCTCGTCTACGAGTACATGGCGCTGGGCTCTCTCGCTGACCACCTGCAGCTGGACAACGcccccgagcagcagcagcagcgcgcgCTCAGCTGGGAGACGCGCATGCGCGTCGCGCTGGGCGCCGCCCGGGGACTCGAGTACCTGCACGAGACGGCCAACCCGCCGGTCATCTACCGCGACCTCAAGTCCTCCAACGTCCTCCTCGACGACGCCCTCTGCCCCAGGCTCTCGGACTTTGGGCTAGCCAAGCTCGGCCCCGTCGGCGACCGCTCCCCGCGCGTCATGGGCACCTACGGCTACTGCGCCCCCGAGTACGTGCGCGCCGGCACCCTCACCGTCAAGACCGACGTCTACAGCTTCGGTGTCCTCCTGCTCGAGCTCGTCACCGGTCGCCGCGCCGTCGACTCCACCAGGCCGCCCGCCGAGCAGCTGCTCGTGGCCTGGGCCAGGCCCATGCTCAGGGACGGCAAGAGGTACCGCGAGCTCGCCGACCCGCTCCTGTGGGGGGACTTCCCGGAGAGGGACCTCAAGCAAGCCGTGGCCGTGGCCGCCATGTGCCTGCAGGACGAGGCCTCCGCGCGCCCGCTGATGAGCGACGCCGCCGTCACGCTCGCCTACCTCGCCGATGCTGCCGCCGCCTCTCGGCAACAGCCCCTGCCTCTGCCCGTCTCGGCAAGCTAG
- the LOC133886602 gene encoding tetraspanin-6-like, translating to MHPHPHPHPYPHRFSNTVIGYLNLLTLVASIPIIGAGLWLAHGSAATCESALQAPLLAIGFVVLLVSLAGFIGACYHVAWALWLYLLAMLLLVIALLGMTVFGLAVTAGGGGRQVPGRPYREFRITDYSAWLQKHVEAERYWRPALACVVGSRACPRIATWTPLDYLQHNLTPVQSGCCKPPTSCTYSEGMPIGPQDEDCYRWNNAPNILCYQCDSCKAGVLEQVRRDWHNITILNVIVLVILIAIYSCGCCAFRNARRAESYGANRMSKINPRWDYFWSRWWNGQREQLY from the exons atGCACCCGCACCCGCACCCGCACCCATACCCACACCGTTTCAGCAACACAGTGATCGGGTACCTCAACCTGCTGACGCTCGTGGCCTCGATCCCCATCATCGGTGCAGGGCTGTGGCTGGCGCACGGCTCGGCGGCGACATGCGAATCAGCACTGCAGGCACCGCTCCTTGCCATCGGCTTCGTCGTCCTCCTGGTCTCCCTAGCCGGCTTCATCGGTGCATGCTACCACGTGGCATGGGCGCTGTGGCTATACCTCCTCGCCATGCTACTCCTCGTCATCGCCCTGCTCGGGATGACAGTGTTCGGGCTGGCTGTCACAGCGGGCGGCGGTGGCAGGCAAGTGCCTGGCAGGCCGTACCGGGAGTTCCGGATCACAGATTACTCGGCATGGCTCCAGAAGCATGTCGAGGCCGAGCGCTACTGGCGGCCAGCGCTCGCATGCGTTGTTGGGTCCAGAGCCTGCCCCAGGATCGCCACTTGGACTCCCCTCGATTACCTCCAGCATAACCTCACGCCAGTACAG TCTGGATGCTGCAAGCCACCGACATCATGCACGTACAGCGAAGGCATGCCAATTGGGCCGCAGGACGAGGACTGCTATAGGTGGAACAATGCTCCTAACATCCTCTGTTACCAGTGTGACTCGTGCAAGGCCGGAGTGCTGGAGCAGGTGCGGCGAGACTGGCACAACATCACCATCCTCAATGTCATTGTCCTCGTTATACTCATAGCAATCTACTCATGTGGGTGTTGTGCTTTCCGCAATGCCCGCCGTGCCGAGTCTTATGGGGCAAACCGCATGTCCAAGATCAATCCACGATGGGATTACTTCTG GTCAAGGTGGTGGAATGGCCAAAGAGAACAGCTATATTAG
- the LOC133930095 gene encoding dnaJ protein P58IPK homolog B isoform X1 → MVRLWRAALPLLLILCLLQYSPLVFAQEGQENDPSTLFTRASEMMNLRKYDGALGLLNAVLEVDPNHSEAYRQRASVLRHKCRYKEAESDYNKYLELKPGAVAVEKELSQLLQAQNSLQSAFGQFDSGDFSKVLEYINKIVLVFSPGCLKAKLLKAKALLALKDYSSVISETGFILKEDEDNLDALLLRGRAYYYLADHDVASRHYQKGLRLDPEHSDLKKAYFGLKNLLKKTKIADDNAAKGKLRVAAEDYKAALAMDPDHIAYNVHLYFGLCKTLVKLGRGKEAINSCTEALNINEELVDALTQRGEAKLLSEDWEGAVQDLKEAAQKSPQDMGIREALMRAEKQLKLSKRKDWYKTLGVSKTASAAEIKRAYKKLALQWHPDKNVDNREEAENMFREIAAAYEVLGDEDKRVRYDRGEDLDEMNMGGGGGGFNPFGGGGQQYTFHFDGGFPGGGFPGGFQFNF, encoded by the exons ATGGTGCGGCTGTGGCGGGCGGCGCTGCCTCTGCTCCTCATCCTCTGCCTCCTCCAGTACTCGCCCCTCGTCTTCGCCCAAG AAGGTCAAGAAAATGACCCATCTACTTTGTTCACACGAGCCTCTGAGATGATGAACCTGAGGAAGTATGATGGAGCACTTGGCCTACTAAATGCCGTGTTGGAAGTTGACCCAAATCATTCTGAAGCTTACAGGCAGCGTGCATCCGTCCTTCGTCATAAATGCAG ATACAAGGAAGCTGAGAGCGACTATAACAAATACCTGGAGCTAAAGCCTGGGGCTGTGGCAGTGGAAAAGGAATTATCTCAGCTGCTACAGGCTCAAAATTCATTACAGTCTGCTTTTGGCCAGTTTGATTCTGGAGACTTTTCGAAGGTCCTGGAATACATCAACAAAATTGTGCTTGTCTTTTCTCCAGGTTGCTTAAAG GCAAAGCTTCTAAAGGCCAAAGCATTGCTAGCATTGAAAGACTACTCAAGTGTTATTTCAGAGACAGGATTTATTCTAAAGGAAGATGAAGACAACTTGGATGCACTGTTACTTCGTGGTCGAGCGTACTATTACCTTGCTGATCATGATGTGGCTTCCAG GCACTACCAGAAAGGGCTTCGTCTTGATCCAGAACATTCAGATTTGAAGAAAGCATATTTTGGGTTGAAAAATCTTTTGAAGAAGACTAAGATC GCCGATGATAATGCTGCCAAGGGTAAGCTACGTGTGGCTGCTGAGGACTACAAGGCAGCTCTTGCAATGGATCCAGACCATATTGCTTATAATGTACATCTTTATTTTGGGTTATGTAAGACTCTGGTTAAACTTGGGAGAGGCAAGGAGGCTATCAACAGTTGTACAGAAGCGCTCAACATAAATGAGGAACTTGTTGATGCACTGACACAG AGAGGTGAAGCCAAACTTCTCTCAGAAGATTGGGAAGGAGCGGTTCAGGATCTAAAAGAGGCTGCTCAGAAATCTCCGCAG GACATGGGCATCCGTGAAGCACTTATGAGAGCTGAAAAGCAGCTTAAGTTGAGCAAAAGAAAAGACTGGTACAAAACCCTTGGTGTTTCAAAGACAGCATCAGCTGCAGAGATAAAACGTGCCTACAAAAAGCTGGCGTTGCAGTGGCATCCAGATAAAAATGTGGATAACCGGGAGGAAGCAGAAAACATGTTTCGAGAAATTGCTGCTGCTTATGAG GTGCTTGGTGATGAAGACAAACGTGTAAGGTATGACCGTGGAGAggatctcgacgagatgaatatgggaggaggtggaggtggcttCAATCCTTTTGGAGGCGGCGGTCAGCAATACACGTTCCATTTCGATGGCGGGTTCCCTGGAGGCGGTTTTCCTGGAGGCTTCCAGTTCAACTTTTGA
- the LOC133930095 gene encoding dnaJ protein P58IPK homolog B isoform X2 has translation MQSRYKEAESDYNKYLELKPGAVAVEKELSQLLQAQNSLQSAFGQFDSGDFSKVLEYINKIVLVFSPGCLKAKLLKAKALLALKDYSSVISETGFILKEDEDNLDALLLRGRAYYYLADHDVASRHYQKGLRLDPEHSDLKKAYFGLKNLLKKTKIADDNAAKGKLRVAAEDYKAALAMDPDHIAYNVHLYFGLCKTLVKLGRGKEAINSCTEALNINEELVDALTQRGEAKLLSEDWEGAVQDLKEAAQKSPQDMGIREALMRAEKQLKLSKRKDWYKTLGVSKTASAAEIKRAYKKLALQWHPDKNVDNREEAENMFREIAAAYEVLGDEDKRVRYDRGEDLDEMNMGGGGGGFNPFGGGGQQYTFHFDGGFPGGGFPGGFQFNF, from the exons ATGCAG TCTAGATACAAGGAAGCTGAGAGCGACTATAACAAATACCTGGAGCTAAAGCCTGGGGCTGTGGCAGTGGAAAAGGAATTATCTCAGCTGCTACAGGCTCAAAATTCATTACAGTCTGCTTTTGGCCAGTTTGATTCTGGAGACTTTTCGAAGGTCCTGGAATACATCAACAAAATTGTGCTTGTCTTTTCTCCAGGTTGCTTAAAG GCAAAGCTTCTAAAGGCCAAAGCATTGCTAGCATTGAAAGACTACTCAAGTGTTATTTCAGAGACAGGATTTATTCTAAAGGAAGATGAAGACAACTTGGATGCACTGTTACTTCGTGGTCGAGCGTACTATTACCTTGCTGATCATGATGTGGCTTCCAG GCACTACCAGAAAGGGCTTCGTCTTGATCCAGAACATTCAGATTTGAAGAAAGCATATTTTGGGTTGAAAAATCTTTTGAAGAAGACTAAGATC GCCGATGATAATGCTGCCAAGGGTAAGCTACGTGTGGCTGCTGAGGACTACAAGGCAGCTCTTGCAATGGATCCAGACCATATTGCTTATAATGTACATCTTTATTTTGGGTTATGTAAGACTCTGGTTAAACTTGGGAGAGGCAAGGAGGCTATCAACAGTTGTACAGAAGCGCTCAACATAAATGAGGAACTTGTTGATGCACTGACACAG AGAGGTGAAGCCAAACTTCTCTCAGAAGATTGGGAAGGAGCGGTTCAGGATCTAAAAGAGGCTGCTCAGAAATCTCCGCAG GACATGGGCATCCGTGAAGCACTTATGAGAGCTGAAAAGCAGCTTAAGTTGAGCAAAAGAAAAGACTGGTACAAAACCCTTGGTGTTTCAAAGACAGCATCAGCTGCAGAGATAAAACGTGCCTACAAAAAGCTGGCGTTGCAGTGGCATCCAGATAAAAATGTGGATAACCGGGAGGAAGCAGAAAACATGTTTCGAGAAATTGCTGCTGCTTATGAG GTGCTTGGTGATGAAGACAAACGTGTAAGGTATGACCGTGGAGAggatctcgacgagatgaatatgggaggaggtggaggtggcttCAATCCTTTTGGAGGCGGCGGTCAGCAATACACGTTCCATTTCGATGGCGGGTTCCCTGGAGGCGGTTTTCCTGGAGGCTTCCAGTTCAACTTTTGA